In Aequorivita sp. H23M31, a single window of DNA contains:
- a CDS encoding CBS domain-containing protein: MGIKSFIGRRVKPNKGFSEKIKVSDYMTRNLVTFRPEQPVIEVIEILLRKNISGGPVVNSRNELVGIISEGDCLKEISDCRYHNHPMEDVTVEQHMIKEVDTIDGDMNVLDAANKFLESKHRRFPILENGKLVGQISQRDVLNAAMRLKGQSW, translated from the coding sequence ATGGGAATTAAAAGTTTTATCGGCAGAAGGGTTAAACCCAATAAGGGATTTTCGGAGAAAATAAAGGTTTCGGATTATATGACGCGAAATCTTGTAACATTCAGACCGGAGCAACCAGTTATAGAGGTAATTGAAATTTTACTAAGAAAGAATATTTCAGGTGGACCAGTAGTAAATAGCAGAAATGAGTTGGTGGGGATTATTTCTGAAGGGGATTGCTTAAAGGAAATAAGTGATTGTCGTTATCATAACCATCCTATGGAAGATGTAACCGTAGAACAGCACATGATAAAAGAGGTTGATACCATTGATGGCGATATGAATGTTCTGGACGCAGCGAATAAATTTCTGGAATCTAAACACCGTCGGTTTCCAATTCTTGAGAATGGAAAACTCGTTGGGCAAATTAGCCAACGTGATGTGCTCAATGCGGCAATGAGGCTGAAAGGGCAGTCTTGGTAA